A window from Dama dama isolate Ldn47 chromosome 11, ASM3311817v1, whole genome shotgun sequence encodes these proteins:
- the LOC133065516 gene encoding polyadenylate-binding protein-interacting protein 2-like, whose amino-acid sequence MKDPSRSSTSPSIINEDVIINGHSHEDDNPFAEYMWMENEEEFNRQIEEELWEEEFIERCVQEMLEEEEEHEWFIPARDLPQTMDQIQDQFNDLVISDGSSLEDLVVKSNLNPNAKEFVPGVKY is encoded by the coding sequence ATGAAAGATCCAAGTCGCAGCAGTACTAGCCCAAGCATCATCAATGAAGATGTGATAATTAACGGTCATTCTCATGAAGATGACAACCCATTTGCAGAGTACATGTGGatggaaaatgaagaggaattcaACAGACAAATAGAAGAGGAGTTATGGGAAGAAGAATTTATTGAACGCTGTGTCCAAGAAATGCtggaagaagaagaggaacatGAGTGGTTTATTCCAGCTCGAGATCTCCCACAAACTATGGACCAAATCCAAGACCAGTTTAATGACCTTGTTATCAGTGATGGCTCTTCCCTGGAAGATCTTGTGGTCAAGAGCAATCTGAATCCAAATGCAAAGGAGTTTGTTCCTGGGGTGAAGTACTAA